One genomic segment of Stegostoma tigrinum isolate sSteTig4 chromosome 21, sSteTig4.hap1, whole genome shotgun sequence includes these proteins:
- the LOC125462653 gene encoding EF-hand and coiled-coil domain-containing protein 1-like isoform X2 produces the protein MLGCCDSRPVRRTSWLVSALSHHFGSEGGQVDNEIVVLATGLDQYLQEIFHHLDYEGDGLLSGEDFRALCSVLGLEEGVDGPPEAVTFRHFHALLCEPFHGLLARGEPGNRLPVSQETEHIERQIRLRCPRRRRRKKEKKSVSFQLPRVGGEEDVEEESPEPGAEEAQQDPSAGELENASLRELVEDLRGALQSSDARCLALEVGLRKALSGFPGAPRRQTQEPRPPGLSCCPVPRVCPGSRHLLRELELIRASRDGQIDEARRLNRQLEQELRDAHCRLGYREYRLAALRAEHGRLRDKAESVTAALRAALDNVKELERRARQVPVLESRVQELQHQMQRYRSQEGQGRKDPGFLRHSQHWHKYYSSHQNNWSPSFQPARSPPTGKADCTSENRECYASQNGDTSCNKDEGHLLRAVEGCAASDDEEERGTEGQHCQLMEPNRDGCSSEGCHSSTLRQLLSHNCSFENRENGSMVFLPWMEREKELTTQLKNKEEQVTELQTETEKNISRRSLGKILMNTLDSCYSVGHGMMSSLDILSVLHKELLSCELLTKGSCQTEDEQIMKNSLVISC, from the exons ATGTTGGGTTGCTGTGATTCTCGTCCTGTCCGGAGAACCTCATGGCTGGTCAGCGCCCTGTCCCATCACTTCGGCTCCGAGGGCGGACAAGTGGACAACGAGATCGTGGTGTTAGCCACCGGCCTGGACCAGTACCTGCAGGAGATCTTCCACCACTTGGACTACGAGGGGGACGGGCTGTTGTCGGGAGAGGACTTTCGGGCTCTGTGCTCGGTGCTGgggctggaggaaggtgtagacgGGCCGCCCGAAGCGGTCACCTTCCGGCACTTCCACGCCCTCCTGTGTGAACCTTTCCACGGCCTCCTGGCCCGGGGGGAACCGGGGAACCGGCTGCCGGTCAGCCAAGAGACCGAACACATCGAGAGGCAGATCCGGCTCCGGTGCCCCCGCCGCCGCCGGAGGAAGAAGGAGAAGAAGAGCGTGTCTTTCCAGCTGCCCCGGGTCGGAGGTGAAGAGGACGTGGAGGAGGAGAGCCCTGAGCCCGGGGCCGaagaggcacagcaagatcccagtgcGGGGGAGCTGGAGAATGCCAGCCTGCGGGAGTTGGTGGAGGATCTCCGGGGAGCCTTGCAGAGCAGCGATGCCCGCTGCCTGGCCTTGGAAGTCGGTCTGCGGAAGGCTTTGAGCGGTTTCCCCGGGGCTCCGAGACGGCAGACCCAGGAACCGCGTCCGCCCGGCCTGAGCTGCTGTCCGGTCCCTCGCGTCTGCCCCGGTTCCCGTCACCTGCTCCGGGAGCTGGAGCTCATCCGCGCGTCCCGGGACGGTCAGATTGACGAGGCCAGGCGCTTAAACCGCCAGCTGGAGCAGGAGCTCCGGGATGCTCACTGCCGCCTGGGGTACCGGGAGTACCGACTGGCCGCCCTCCGAGCCGAGCACGGCCGGCTCCGCGACAAAGCCGAGAGCGTGACTGCAGCTCTCCGGGCCGCCCTGGACAACGTGAAGGAGCTGGAGAGGAGAGCCCGGCAGGTCCCCGTCTTAGAGAGCCGGGTCCAGGAACTGCAGCACCAAATGCAGCGCTACAG GTCACAAGAGGGTCAAGGCAGAAAGGACCCAGGTTTTCTGCGCCACTCCCAACACTGGCACAAATATTACAGCTCTCATCAAAATAATTGGAGTCCCTCATTCCAACCAGCACGGAGTCCGCCAACGGGGAAAGCAGATTGTACCTCGGAAAACAGGGAATGTTACGCCTCGCAGAATGGAGATACTTCCTGTAACAAAG ATGAGGGACATTTACTCAGAGCAGTCGAGGGATGCGCTGCTTCTGATGATGAGGAAGAGAGAGGTACGGAGGGTCAACACTGTCAGCTGATGGAACCGAACAGAGATGGCTGCAGTAGTGAAGG GTGCCACAGTAGCACATTACGACAATTGCTGTCTCACAACTGCAGCTTTGAGAACAGGGAGAATGGTTCCATGGTCTTTCTGCCATGgatggaaagagaaaaggaactCACGACTCAGCTAAAGAACAAGGAGGAGCAAGTGACAGAGCTCCAGACTGAGACTGAGAAG AATATTTCCAGACGGTCGTTGGGAAAGATTTTAATGAACACTTTGGACTCCTGTTACAGTGTGGGACATG GAATGATGAGCTCCTTGGACATATTGAGTGTTCTCCATAAAGAATTGCTGTCTTGTGAGTTACTCACCAAAGGTTCCTGTCAAACAGAAGATGAGCAGATCATGAAGAATTCCCTGGTGATATCATGTTAG
- the LOC125462653 gene encoding EF-hand and coiled-coil domain-containing protein 1-like isoform X3 has protein sequence MLGCCDSRPVRRTSWLVSALSHHFGSEGGQVDNEIVVLATGLDQYLQEIFHHLDYEGDGLLSGEDFRALCSVLGLEEGVDGPPEAVTFRHFHALLCEPFHGLLARGEPGNRLPVSQETEHIERQIRLRCPRRRRRKKEKKSVSFQLPRVGGEEDVEEESPEPGAEEAQQDPSAGELENASLRELVEDLRGALQSSDARCLALEVGLRKALSGFPGAPRRQTQEPRPPGLSCCPVPRVCPGSRHLLRELELIRASRDGQIDEARRLNRQLEQELRDAHCRLGYREYRLAALRAEHGRLRDKAESVTAALRAALDNVKELERRARQVPVLESRVQELQHQMQRYRCHSSTLRQLLSHNCSFENRENGSMVFLPWMEREKELTTQLKNKEEQVTELQTETEKLSCAMTKELQLKGEEVEMLRIELQMVETDRVRLSLIEEKLTDVLQLLQQLRTLNISRRSLGKILMNTLDSCYSVGHGMMSSLDILSVLHKELLSCELLTKGSCQTEDEQIMKNSLVISC, from the exons ATGTTGGGTTGCTGTGATTCTCGTCCTGTCCGGAGAACCTCATGGCTGGTCAGCGCCCTGTCCCATCACTTCGGCTCCGAGGGCGGACAAGTGGACAACGAGATCGTGGTGTTAGCCACCGGCCTGGACCAGTACCTGCAGGAGATCTTCCACCACTTGGACTACGAGGGGGACGGGCTGTTGTCGGGAGAGGACTTTCGGGCTCTGTGCTCGGTGCTGgggctggaggaaggtgtagacgGGCCGCCCGAAGCGGTCACCTTCCGGCACTTCCACGCCCTCCTGTGTGAACCTTTCCACGGCCTCCTGGCCCGGGGGGAACCGGGGAACCGGCTGCCGGTCAGCCAAGAGACCGAACACATCGAGAGGCAGATCCGGCTCCGGTGCCCCCGCCGCCGCCGGAGGAAGAAGGAGAAGAAGAGCGTGTCTTTCCAGCTGCCCCGGGTCGGAGGTGAAGAGGACGTGGAGGAGGAGAGCCCTGAGCCCGGGGCCGaagaggcacagcaagatcccagtgcGGGGGAGCTGGAGAATGCCAGCCTGCGGGAGTTGGTGGAGGATCTCCGGGGAGCCTTGCAGAGCAGCGATGCCCGCTGCCTGGCCTTGGAAGTCGGTCTGCGGAAGGCTTTGAGCGGTTTCCCCGGGGCTCCGAGACGGCAGACCCAGGAACCGCGTCCGCCCGGCCTGAGCTGCTGTCCGGTCCCTCGCGTCTGCCCCGGTTCCCGTCACCTGCTCCGGGAGCTGGAGCTCATCCGCGCGTCCCGGGACGGTCAGATTGACGAGGCCAGGCGCTTAAACCGCCAGCTGGAGCAGGAGCTCCGGGATGCTCACTGCCGCCTGGGGTACCGGGAGTACCGACTGGCCGCCCTCCGAGCCGAGCACGGCCGGCTCCGCGACAAAGCCGAGAGCGTGACTGCAGCTCTCCGGGCCGCCCTGGACAACGTGAAGGAGCTGGAGAGGAGAGCCCGGCAGGTCCCCGTCTTAGAGAGCCGGGTCCAGGAACTGCAGCACCAAATGCAGCGCTACAG GTGCCACAGTAGCACATTACGACAATTGCTGTCTCACAACTGCAGCTTTGAGAACAGGGAGAATGGTTCCATGGTCTTTCTGCCATGgatggaaagagaaaaggaactCACGACTCAGCTAAAGAACAAGGAGGAGCAAGTGACAGAGCTCCAGACTGAGACTGAGAAG TTGTCATGTGCAATGACCAAGGAACTCCAGCTGAAAGGGGAGGAGGTGGAAATGCTGAGGATAGAACTGCAGATGGTTGAAACTGATCGGGTGCGACTCTCGCTGATTGAGGAGAAACTGACCGATGTACTGCAGCTTCTGCAGCAACTGCGAACACTG AATATTTCCAGACGGTCGTTGGGAAAGATTTTAATGAACACTTTGGACTCCTGTTACAGTGTGGGACATG GAATGATGAGCTCCTTGGACATATTGAGTGTTCTCCATAAAGAATTGCTGTCTTGTGAGTTACTCACCAAAGGTTCCTGTCAAACAGAAGATGAGCAGATCATGAAGAATTCCCTGGTGATATCATGTTAG
- the LOC125462653 gene encoding EF-hand and coiled-coil domain-containing protein 1-like isoform X1, translating into MLGCCDSRPVRRTSWLVSALSHHFGSEGGQVDNEIVVLATGLDQYLQEIFHHLDYEGDGLLSGEDFRALCSVLGLEEGVDGPPEAVTFRHFHALLCEPFHGLLARGEPGNRLPVSQETEHIERQIRLRCPRRRRRKKEKKSVSFQLPRVGGEEDVEEESPEPGAEEAQQDPSAGELENASLRELVEDLRGALQSSDARCLALEVGLRKALSGFPGAPRRQTQEPRPPGLSCCPVPRVCPGSRHLLRELELIRASRDGQIDEARRLNRQLEQELRDAHCRLGYREYRLAALRAEHGRLRDKAESVTAALRAALDNVKELERRARQVPVLESRVQELQHQMQRYRSQEGQGRKDPGFLRHSQHWHKYYSSHQNNWSPSFQPARSPPTGKADCTSENRECYASQNGDTSCNKDEGHLLRAVEGCAASDDEEERGTEGQHCQLMEPNRDGCSSEGCHSSTLRQLLSHNCSFENRENGSMVFLPWMEREKELTTQLKNKEEQVTELQTETEKLSCAMTKELQLKGEEVEMLRIELQMVETDRVRLSLIEEKLTDVLQLLQQLRTLNISRRSLGKILMNTLDSCYSVGHGMMSSLDILSVLHKELLSCELLTKGSCQTEDEQIMKNSLVISC; encoded by the exons ATGTTGGGTTGCTGTGATTCTCGTCCTGTCCGGAGAACCTCATGGCTGGTCAGCGCCCTGTCCCATCACTTCGGCTCCGAGGGCGGACAAGTGGACAACGAGATCGTGGTGTTAGCCACCGGCCTGGACCAGTACCTGCAGGAGATCTTCCACCACTTGGACTACGAGGGGGACGGGCTGTTGTCGGGAGAGGACTTTCGGGCTCTGTGCTCGGTGCTGgggctggaggaaggtgtagacgGGCCGCCCGAAGCGGTCACCTTCCGGCACTTCCACGCCCTCCTGTGTGAACCTTTCCACGGCCTCCTGGCCCGGGGGGAACCGGGGAACCGGCTGCCGGTCAGCCAAGAGACCGAACACATCGAGAGGCAGATCCGGCTCCGGTGCCCCCGCCGCCGCCGGAGGAAGAAGGAGAAGAAGAGCGTGTCTTTCCAGCTGCCCCGGGTCGGAGGTGAAGAGGACGTGGAGGAGGAGAGCCCTGAGCCCGGGGCCGaagaggcacagcaagatcccagtgcGGGGGAGCTGGAGAATGCCAGCCTGCGGGAGTTGGTGGAGGATCTCCGGGGAGCCTTGCAGAGCAGCGATGCCCGCTGCCTGGCCTTGGAAGTCGGTCTGCGGAAGGCTTTGAGCGGTTTCCCCGGGGCTCCGAGACGGCAGACCCAGGAACCGCGTCCGCCCGGCCTGAGCTGCTGTCCGGTCCCTCGCGTCTGCCCCGGTTCCCGTCACCTGCTCCGGGAGCTGGAGCTCATCCGCGCGTCCCGGGACGGTCAGATTGACGAGGCCAGGCGCTTAAACCGCCAGCTGGAGCAGGAGCTCCGGGATGCTCACTGCCGCCTGGGGTACCGGGAGTACCGACTGGCCGCCCTCCGAGCCGAGCACGGCCGGCTCCGCGACAAAGCCGAGAGCGTGACTGCAGCTCTCCGGGCCGCCCTGGACAACGTGAAGGAGCTGGAGAGGAGAGCCCGGCAGGTCCCCGTCTTAGAGAGCCGGGTCCAGGAACTGCAGCACCAAATGCAGCGCTACAG GTCACAAGAGGGTCAAGGCAGAAAGGACCCAGGTTTTCTGCGCCACTCCCAACACTGGCACAAATATTACAGCTCTCATCAAAATAATTGGAGTCCCTCATTCCAACCAGCACGGAGTCCGCCAACGGGGAAAGCAGATTGTACCTCGGAAAACAGGGAATGTTACGCCTCGCAGAATGGAGATACTTCCTGTAACAAAG ATGAGGGACATTTACTCAGAGCAGTCGAGGGATGCGCTGCTTCTGATGATGAGGAAGAGAGAGGTACGGAGGGTCAACACTGTCAGCTGATGGAACCGAACAGAGATGGCTGCAGTAGTGAAGG GTGCCACAGTAGCACATTACGACAATTGCTGTCTCACAACTGCAGCTTTGAGAACAGGGAGAATGGTTCCATGGTCTTTCTGCCATGgatggaaagagaaaaggaactCACGACTCAGCTAAAGAACAAGGAGGAGCAAGTGACAGAGCTCCAGACTGAGACTGAGAAG TTGTCATGTGCAATGACCAAGGAACTCCAGCTGAAAGGGGAGGAGGTGGAAATGCTGAGGATAGAACTGCAGATGGTTGAAACTGATCGGGTGCGACTCTCGCTGATTGAGGAGAAACTGACCGATGTACTGCAGCTTCTGCAGCAACTGCGAACACTG AATATTTCCAGACGGTCGTTGGGAAAGATTTTAATGAACACTTTGGACTCCTGTTACAGTGTGGGACATG GAATGATGAGCTCCTTGGACATATTGAGTGTTCTCCATAAAGAATTGCTGTCTTGTGAGTTACTCACCAAAGGTTCCTGTCAAACAGAAGATGAGCAGATCATGAAGAATTCCCTGGTGATATCATGTTAG